A genomic stretch from Cyprinus carpio isolate SPL01 chromosome A12, ASM1834038v1, whole genome shotgun sequence includes:
- the LOC109098663 gene encoding cytochrome c oxidase subunit NDUFA4 — protein sequence MLSTVLKQVKSHPALIPLFIFIGGGATMSMLYLGRIALKNPDCSWDRKNNPEPWNKLGPNDQYKLFTVNMDYSKLKKDRPDF from the exons ATGCTGAGTACAGTACTGAAACAAGTGAAAAGCCACCCAGCT TTGATTCCTCTCTTCATCTTCATCGGTGGTGGAGCGACCATGTCTATGCTTTACCTGGGCCGTATCGCACTAAAGAACCCTGATTGCTC ATGGGATCGCAAGAACAACCCAGAGCCTTGGAATAAACTGGGGCCAAATGACCAGTACAAG CTTTTCACGGTCAACATGGACTATTCTAAACTGAAAAAGGACAGGCCTGACTTCTGA